The following proteins are encoded in a genomic region of Rattus rattus isolate New Zealand chromosome 2, Rrattus_CSIRO_v1, whole genome shotgun sequence:
- the LOC116892919 gene encoding programmed cell death protein 6-like, with amino-acid sequence MAAYSYRPGPGAGPGPAAGAALPDQSFLWNVFQRVDKDRSGVISDNELQQALSNGTWTPFNPVTVRSIICKYSCRQTRCFSGSSDNHPIQISRGLLCFILSASTCRCRHLTVSLSLRLSSSCPFLVLRF; translated from the exons ATGGCTGCCTACTCCTACCGCCCAGGCCCAGGTGCTGGCCCTGGCCCTGCTGCTGGAGCTGCACTGCCAGACCAGAGCTTCCTGTGGAACGTCTTCCAGCG ggttGATAAAGACAGGAGCGGAGTGATTTCAGACAATGAACTTCAGCAAGCATTATCCAATG GTACATGGACTCCGTTTAATCCAGTGACTGTGAGGTCCATCATTTGTAAGTATTCGTGCAGACAGACCAGGTGTTTCTCTGGGAGCAGCGATAATCACCCCATTCAGATATCGCGTGGGCTCTTATGTTTCATCCTCTCTGCCTCTACGTGTAGATGTCGTCACTTAACCGTTAGTTTAAGCTTACGTCTTAGCTCATCCTGTCCATTTCTAGTTCTAAGGTTTTAG